The following proteins come from a genomic window of Pyxidicoccus sp. MSG2:
- a CDS encoding adenine phosphoribosyltransferase: MNLPATSLTDTTLVADVSAMLRDVPNFPKPGIVFKDITPVLADPRLFGRVINAMAAPFRGQHITKVVGVEARGFLLGAPIALALHAGFVPARKPGKLPYRSVVEKYSLEYGADGLEMHEDALHKGERVLVVDDVLATGGTAEATARLVHKLGGELVGFSFLIHLAFLDGVKRLGPDKVTSLLSF, translated from the coding sequence ATGAACCTGCCCGCCACCAGCCTGACCGACACCACCCTCGTCGCCGACGTGAGCGCCATGCTGCGCGACGTGCCGAACTTCCCCAAGCCGGGCATCGTCTTCAAGGACATCACCCCCGTGCTGGCGGACCCGCGCCTCTTCGGCCGCGTCATCAACGCCATGGCCGCCCCTTTTCGCGGGCAGCACATCACCAAGGTGGTGGGCGTGGAGGCCCGTGGCTTCCTGCTGGGCGCGCCCATCGCCCTCGCGCTCCACGCGGGCTTCGTCCCCGCGCGCAAGCCGGGCAAGCTGCCCTACCGCTCCGTCGTGGAGAAGTACTCGCTGGAGTACGGCGCCGACGGGCTGGAGATGCACGAGGACGCCCTCCACAAGGGGGAGCGCGTGCTCGTGGTGGACGACGTGCTCGCCACCGGCGGCACGGCGGAGGCCACCGCGCGGCTCGTCCACAAGCTCGGCGGTGAGCTGGTGGGCTTCAGCTTCCTCATCCACCTCGCCTTCCTCGACGGCGTGAAGCGGCTCGGCCCCGACAAGGTGACGTCGCTGCTGTCGTTCTGA
- a CDS encoding 2-hydroxyacid dehydrogenase codes for MARTVRPRVFVTRQLPGEALGRLGRHVELRVWEEELPPSRDALLAEAALAEGLVTLLTDPVDARLLAAAPSLRAVSNVAVGYDNIDVPACTARRIPVGHTPGVLTDTTADFAFALLMGLARRVAEADAFVRAGKWRTWSPTLLLGTDIHGATLGIVGLGAIGAAVARRARGFGMRVLYVGRNPRPELEAELGARRVDKATLLAESDVVSLHVPLSPETRHWLGRAELAAMKPGALLVNTARGGVVDQEALIEALRDGRLGGAALDVMDPEPLPAASPLMTLPNVLLAPHIASASHATRGRMASMAVDNLLAALEGRRPPHCVNPELFP; via the coding sequence ATGGCCCGGACCGTCCGCCCCCGCGTCTTCGTGACCCGCCAGCTCCCTGGAGAGGCCCTCGGCCGACTGGGCAGGCACGTGGAGCTGCGCGTCTGGGAGGAGGAACTGCCACCCTCCCGTGACGCGCTGCTGGCCGAGGCGGCGCTCGCCGAGGGGCTTGTCACCCTGCTGACAGACCCGGTGGACGCCCGCCTGCTCGCCGCCGCTCCCAGCCTGCGGGCGGTGAGCAACGTGGCCGTGGGCTACGACAACATCGACGTGCCGGCCTGTACCGCACGGCGGATTCCAGTGGGTCATACTCCTGGTGTGCTGACGGACACCACCGCGGACTTCGCCTTCGCCCTGTTGATGGGGCTGGCGCGCCGGGTGGCGGAGGCGGACGCCTTCGTCCGCGCGGGGAAGTGGCGGACGTGGAGCCCCACCCTGCTGCTGGGCACCGACATCCACGGGGCCACGCTGGGCATCGTCGGCCTGGGCGCCATCGGCGCGGCGGTGGCGCGGCGGGCGCGCGGCTTCGGCATGCGCGTGCTGTACGTGGGCCGCAACCCGAGGCCCGAGCTGGAGGCGGAACTGGGCGCGCGGCGCGTGGACAAGGCCACGCTGCTGGCGGAGTCGGACGTGGTGAGCCTGCACGTCCCGCTGTCGCCCGAGACGCGGCACTGGCTGGGGCGCGCGGAATTGGCGGCGATGAAGCCGGGAGCGCTGCTCGTCAACACCGCGCGCGGCGGCGTGGTGGACCAGGAGGCGCTCATCGAAGCGCTCCGGGACGGACGGCTGGGCGGCGCCGCGCTGGACGTCATGGACCCGGAGCCGCTGCCCGCGGCCAGCCCGCTGATGACCCTGCCCAACGTGCTGCTGGCGCCGCACATCGCCAGTGCCTCACATGCCACCCGGGGCCGCATGGCCTCCATGGCGGTGGACAACCTTCTGGCCGCGCTCGAGGGACGGCGGCCTCCTCACTGCGTCAATCCGGAGCTCTTCCCATGA
- the recN gene encoding DNA repair protein RecN, whose product MLLGLRISNVAVIEEVEVAFGAGLTVLTGETGAGKSILVDALGLLLGGRADADVIRAGCEEASVEGVFVRTPALGHRLEELGLPDLGEEVLVRRVLGRTGRGKVYVNGALVTVGMLAKLTRGAVDIAGQHEHVSLFDSGLHRVLLDRYGTLDEPLAAYFGEYTALREVDARMDALGGDEAKVRERAEFLRFQLDEISRLDPEAGEDARLDTERKRLGSAEKLKRHASEAELLVSGEEQSAVETVGRALGLVHDAVKTDATLAPVAQSLSTALSELEEAQRRLNRYVEGLESDPSRLADVEERLDALKRLCRKHGTHLDGLLKKRGELETELGTLENRKEILEELAAERRRVEERTRKAAAALSRQRTASAVAFSAQVREGLGGLAMGKAAFEVRVTPGETLRPDGADEVEFFFSANPGEPPRPLAKVASGGEASRLLLALKRALADSDGCGSYILDEADAGVSGAIADVVGRMIKEVSSHRQVLCITHLPQVAAYADAHLLIRKSLKGERTVSEVAVLEAGTERTRELARMMSGVEVTREALGAAEALVRSANRALGTPTPRARSRETGPEGTPRGRLRRTA is encoded by the coding sequence GTGCTGCTGGGTCTTCGGATTTCGAACGTGGCGGTGATCGAGGAGGTGGAGGTGGCGTTCGGAGCCGGCCTCACCGTCCTCACGGGTGAGACAGGTGCGGGCAAGTCCATCCTCGTGGATGCACTGGGCCTGCTGCTGGGCGGGCGGGCCGACGCGGACGTCATCCGTGCCGGCTGCGAGGAGGCGTCCGTCGAGGGCGTCTTCGTCCGTACCCCGGCCTTGGGGCACCGGCTGGAGGAGCTCGGCCTGCCGGACCTGGGAGAGGAGGTGTTGGTGCGCCGGGTGCTCGGCCGGACGGGCCGGGGCAAGGTGTACGTCAACGGCGCCCTGGTGACGGTGGGCATGCTGGCGAAGCTCACGCGGGGCGCGGTGGACATCGCCGGCCAGCACGAGCACGTCAGCCTCTTCGACTCCGGCCTGCACCGCGTGCTGCTGGACCGCTATGGCACCCTGGATGAGCCGCTGGCGGCCTACTTCGGTGAGTACACGGCCCTGCGCGAGGTCGACGCGCGCATGGACGCGCTGGGCGGTGACGAGGCGAAGGTGCGCGAGCGCGCCGAGTTCCTGCGCTTCCAGCTCGACGAGATTTCGCGCCTGGACCCCGAGGCGGGCGAGGACGCCCGGCTGGACACGGAGCGCAAGCGGCTGGGGAGCGCGGAGAAGCTCAAGCGGCACGCGTCCGAGGCCGAGCTGCTCGTCTCCGGCGAGGAGCAGTCCGCCGTGGAGACGGTGGGCCGCGCGCTGGGGCTGGTGCACGACGCGGTGAAGACGGACGCCACGCTGGCGCCGGTTGCGCAGTCGCTCAGCACGGCCCTGTCGGAATTGGAGGAGGCGCAGCGCCGGCTCAACCGCTATGTGGAGGGGCTGGAATCGGACCCCTCGCGGCTGGCGGACGTGGAGGAGCGGCTGGACGCGCTCAAGCGGCTGTGCCGCAAGCACGGCACGCACCTGGACGGTCTCCTCAAGAAGCGCGGTGAGCTCGAGACCGAGCTGGGCACGCTGGAGAACCGGAAGGAAATCCTCGAGGAGCTGGCGGCGGAGCGGCGCCGGGTGGAGGAGCGGACGCGCAAGGCCGCGGCGGCGCTGTCGCGTCAGCGCACGGCGAGCGCGGTGGCGTTCTCCGCCCAGGTCCGCGAGGGGCTGGGGGGGCTGGCCATGGGCAAGGCGGCCTTCGAGGTGCGCGTGACGCCGGGCGAGACGCTGCGGCCGGACGGCGCGGACGAGGTGGAGTTCTTCTTCAGCGCCAACCCCGGCGAGCCGCCGCGCCCGCTGGCAAAGGTGGCCTCCGGCGGTGAGGCGAGCCGCCTGCTCTTGGCCCTCAAACGTGCACTGGCCGACAGTGACGGCTGCGGCTCGTACATCCTCGACGAGGCGGACGCGGGCGTCAGCGGCGCGATTGCCGACGTCGTGGGGCGGATGATCAAGGAGGTGAGCAGCCACCGTCAGGTGCTCTGCATCACCCACCTGCCGCAGGTGGCCGCCTATGCGGACGCGCACCTGCTCATCCGCAAGAGCCTCAAGGGAGAGCGCACCGTCTCCGAGGTGGCCGTCCTGGAGGCCGGCACGGAGCGCACGCGCGAGCTGGCGCGGATGATGTCCGGCGTGGAGGTGACGCGCGAGGCGCTCGGGGCCGCCGAGGCCCTGGTGCGTTCCGCCAACCGGGCCCTGGGGACGCCGACGCCGAGGGCCCGCAGCCGGGAGACCGGCCCGGAAGGCACCCCGCGGGGTCGGCTCCGACGCACTGCGTAG
- a CDS encoding alpha/beta fold hydrolase: MPEVRTSGDTRIHYDDVGRGEPALLFIPGWNTTRDAFRDLLPRCAARRRVLSVDLRGHGQSGGGGTDFDSATVLDDLLAVVEASGARQVVPVALSHAGWWALELRRELGAERVPKLVLLDWIVSEPPLAFTEALRGLMSERWMSTRDGLLDMWVAGVEDPNIIRYAREVMGGFGEDMWARAAREIASAYAREGSPLRALSGLSPTTPTLHLYSQPDSHDYLEAQVAFGAQHPWFHVMKLPAVSHFPMLEVPDLVAAGIEALVSAQETYMNTGIIMPGAVPG, encoded by the coding sequence ATGCCCGAGGTGCGCACCAGCGGCGACACTCGCATCCACTACGACGACGTGGGCCGGGGAGAACCCGCGCTGCTCTTCATCCCGGGCTGGAACACCACCCGGGACGCCTTCCGGGACCTGCTGCCCCGCTGCGCCGCGCGGCGCCGGGTGCTCTCCGTGGACCTGCGGGGCCATGGGCAGTCCGGGGGCGGAGGCACCGACTTCGACAGCGCCACCGTGCTCGACGACCTGCTCGCGGTGGTGGAGGCCAGCGGCGCGCGCCAGGTGGTGCCCGTGGCCCTGTCCCATGCGGGTTGGTGGGCGCTGGAATTGCGCCGCGAGCTGGGCGCCGAGCGCGTCCCGAAGCTGGTGCTGCTGGACTGGATTGTCTCCGAGCCACCCCTCGCCTTCACCGAGGCCCTCCGGGGGCTGATGTCCGAGCGGTGGATGAGCACCCGTGACGGGCTGCTGGACATGTGGGTGGCCGGCGTGGAGGACCCGAACATCATCCGCTACGCCCGCGAGGTCATGGGCGGCTTCGGCGAGGACATGTGGGCCCGCGCCGCGCGGGAGATTGCCTCCGCGTACGCCCGCGAGGGCTCGCCGCTGCGGGCCCTCTCCGGACTGAGCCCGACCACCCCGACGCTGCACCTGTACTCGCAGCCGGACTCGCACGACTACCTCGAGGCCCAGGTGGCCTTCGGCGCGCAGCACCCGTGGTTCCACGTGATGAAGCTGCCCGCCGTCAGCCACTTCCCCATGCTCGAGGTGCCCGACCTCGTGGCCGCGGGAATCGAGGCGCTCGTCTCCGCGCAGGAGACGTACATGAACACCGGCATCATCATGCCGGGCGCCGTGCCTGGCTGA
- a CDS encoding TetR family transcriptional regulator, which produces MPRPSNTEERRQQIVDGLLKVMAERGYERASVGEIAKAAGLSPGLVHYHFSDKQEILLTLVEQLASRARIRVTTRLARVKGDDARAKVDAFIDAFLATGGDSAPSAVASWVTISAEAIRQPEVRAAYDKVVSTDLEHLEFLVAAVTGKRRARTIAAGLFAAVQGYFVLSASAPDLVPPGSAAVTVKRMAAGLLDTVEAREDA; this is translated from the coding sequence ATGCCCCGTCCCTCCAACACCGAAGAGCGCCGCCAGCAGATTGTCGACGGGCTGCTGAAGGTCATGGCGGAGCGCGGCTACGAGCGCGCCTCCGTGGGCGAAATCGCGAAGGCGGCGGGGCTGAGCCCGGGGCTCGTGCACTACCACTTCAGCGACAAGCAGGAGATTCTGCTCACGCTGGTGGAGCAGCTCGCGTCGCGCGCCCGCATCCGGGTGACGACGCGGCTGGCGCGGGTGAAGGGCGACGACGCACGGGCGAAGGTGGATGCCTTCATCGACGCCTTCCTCGCCACGGGCGGGGACTCGGCCCCCTCCGCCGTGGCGAGCTGGGTCACCATCAGCGCGGAGGCCATCCGCCAGCCCGAGGTCCGCGCCGCCTACGACAAGGTGGTGAGCACGGACCTGGAGCACCTGGAGTTCCTCGTCGCCGCGGTGACGGGGAAGCGCCGCGCGCGCACCATCGCCGCGGGCCTCTTCGCCGCGGTGCAGGGCTACTTCGTGCTCTCCGCGAGCGCCCCGGACCTGGTGCCTCCGGGCTCCGCGGCGGTCACCGTGAAGCGCATGGCCGCGGGACTGCTGGACACGGTGGAAGCCCGGGAGGACGCATGA
- a CDS encoding M23 family metallopeptidase, which yields MAKKSFTLMVIPDHDAPVKRYTIQRSFLMQVGMGLMLVVGLAAGASVHYFQVAADASENRILREENLTLRSQLKSVRERIEHIGSTLDRVERFDQKLRAITLLSDPQRNLAMGPTEPEAGTTAPATDTQFTQLTTTVSPNALLGRLDKLSAEATRQEQSLQELQAYFQDQKSMLASTPSVWPARGWVTSDFGQRLDPYTADRVMHAGLDIAAPHGKEVYSPSDGTVVFAGLEGGYGNVLVIDHGYGIKTRYGHLSKMLVKAGDRVKRGALIAAVGNTGRSTGPHLHYEVRVNGIPQNPRKFILEE from the coding sequence GTGGCGAAAAAGTCCTTCACACTGATGGTGATCCCGGACCACGACGCGCCGGTGAAGCGGTACACCATCCAGCGGTCCTTCCTCATGCAGGTGGGGATGGGGCTGATGTTGGTGGTGGGACTGGCGGCCGGGGCAAGTGTCCACTACTTCCAGGTCGCCGCCGACGCGTCGGAGAACCGCATCCTCCGCGAGGAGAACCTGACGCTCCGCTCGCAGCTCAAGTCGGTGCGCGAGCGCATCGAGCACATCGGCTCCACGCTGGACCGGGTGGAGCGGTTCGACCAGAAGCTGCGCGCGATTACGCTCCTGTCCGACCCGCAGCGCAACTTGGCCATGGGCCCGACGGAGCCCGAGGCGGGCACCACGGCGCCGGCCACCGACACCCAGTTCACCCAGCTCACCACCACGGTGTCGCCCAACGCGCTGCTGGGGCGGCTGGACAAGCTGAGCGCGGAGGCCACCCGCCAGGAGCAGAGCCTCCAGGAACTGCAGGCGTACTTCCAGGACCAGAAGTCGATGCTCGCGTCGACGCCGTCCGTGTGGCCCGCGCGCGGTTGGGTGACGAGCGACTTCGGCCAGCGCCTGGACCCGTACACCGCGGACCGGGTGATGCACGCCGGTCTCGACATCGCGGCGCCGCACGGCAAGGAAGTCTATTCGCCGTCGGACGGCACGGTGGTCTTCGCCGGCCTCGAGGGGGGGTACGGCAACGTGCTCGTCATCGACCACGGCTACGGCATCAAGACGCGCTACGGCCACCTGTCGAAGATGCTGGTGAAGGCCGGCGACCGGGTGAAGCGCGGGGCGCTCATCGCGGCGGTGGGCAACACCGGCCGCTCCACCGGCCCGCACCTGCACTACGAGGTTCGCGTCAACGGGATTCCCCAGAACCCGCGCAAGTTCATCCTCGAGGAGTAG
- a CDS encoding GGDEF domain-containing protein, with amino-acid sequence MPYPLDDATATALIALNPWVLQRHRDAPVQAAVELLLQAEQARRGHPDAKTGALQVPALTQGNLLKEEYDLSTHAHHDGWRVGAVIADVQGMIHVNARFGFPTGDAVLRATAESLAAQYPGARVLRLHADCFAALLVPTSQLTVREDLDGPTRERLASDVRRVLPEATPDADVPAWTVSLLELTVDAPSHWQVLGPLVWAELERTHVMVRSGRASGLQRRRLRLDGFVPGPGTP; translated from the coding sequence ATGCCCTACCCGCTCGACGACGCCACCGCCACCGCCCTCATCGCCCTGAATCCGTGGGTGCTCCAGCGCCACCGGGACGCGCCCGTGCAGGCCGCCGTGGAGCTGCTCCTCCAGGCCGAGCAGGCCCGCCGCGGCCACCCGGACGCGAAGACGGGCGCGCTCCAGGTGCCCGCCCTCACCCAGGGCAACCTCCTCAAGGAGGAATACGACTTGTCCACCCACGCCCACCATGACGGGTGGCGCGTGGGCGCCGTCATCGCCGACGTGCAGGGGATGATTCACGTCAATGCCCGCTTCGGCTTTCCCACCGGGGACGCGGTGCTGCGCGCCACCGCCGAGTCCCTCGCCGCTCAGTACCCGGGCGCCAGGGTGCTGCGCCTGCACGCGGACTGCTTCGCCGCGCTGCTGGTGCCCACCTCACAGCTCACCGTGCGCGAGGATTTGGACGGCCCCACGAGGGAGCGGCTCGCGAGCGACGTGCGTCGCGTGCTGCCCGAGGCAACGCCCGACGCGGACGTCCCGGCGTGGACGGTGAGCCTGCTGGAGTTGACGGTGGACGCGCCCTCGCACTGGCAGGTGCTGGGGCCGCTGGTGTGGGCCGAGCTGGAGCGCACCCACGTCATGGTGCGAAGTGGACGCGCGAGCGGACTGCAGCGTCGGCGACTCCGGCTGGATGGGTTCGTCCCGGGGCCCGGCACGCCGTGA
- a CDS encoding Stp1/IreP family PP2C-type Ser/Thr phosphatase — protein sequence MSSTAGQTAASRLKIVSAGLTDVGRKRNHNEDSFLIDDELQLYVVADGMGGHAGGGTASRIAVETIDKEMRRAREGKDNPFLSVPNLQDSPIPESLRTAVEKACLAIFTAAQEDARLSGMGTTVISLVVRDEHAFFAHVGDSRAYLIRGDLIQQISEDHSLVNEQIKAGMITPEEAKHSRYKNIITRSVGFEEEVQVDVMGLVSEPGDVFLLCSDGLANMLEDREIHEVVSKARSLDEVPKRLVDLANERGGDDNITVIVVRVEA from the coding sequence GTGTCCAGCACCGCAGGGCAGACCGCGGCCTCCCGCCTCAAAATTGTCTCCGCAGGCCTGACGGACGTCGGGCGCAAGCGCAATCACAATGAGGACAGCTTCCTTATTGATGATGAGCTGCAGCTCTATGTCGTGGCGGACGGAATGGGCGGTCACGCGGGTGGCGGTACCGCGTCGCGCATCGCCGTCGAGACCATCGACAAGGAGATGCGCCGGGCGCGAGAGGGGAAGGACAACCCCTTCCTCTCCGTCCCCAACCTGCAGGACTCACCCATCCCCGAGTCCCTTCGCACGGCGGTAGAGAAGGCCTGCCTGGCCATCTTCACCGCCGCCCAGGAGGACGCGCGGCTGTCCGGCATGGGCACCACCGTCATCTCCCTGGTGGTCCGGGACGAGCACGCCTTCTTCGCCCACGTCGGCGACAGTCGCGCGTACCTCATCCGGGGGGACCTCATCCAGCAGATCTCCGAGGACCACTCGCTGGTCAACGAGCAGATCAAGGCCGGGATGATTACCCCCGAGGAGGCCAAGCACTCCCGGTACAAGAACATCATCACCCGCTCCGTCGGCTTCGAGGAGGAGGTGCAGGTGGACGTCATGGGGCTGGTGTCGGAGCCCGGGGACGTCTTCCTCCTCTGCTCGGACGGCCTGGCCAACATGCTCGAGGACCGTGAAATCCACGAGGTGGTGTCCAAGGCCCGCTCACTGGACGAAGTGCCCAAGCGTCTCGTCGACCTCGCGAACGAGCGGGGCGGGGACGACAACATCACCGTCATCGTGGTGCGCGTGGAGGCTTGA
- a CDS encoding SNF2-related protein, translated as MQSTADIRDALPPQDTVWLRALKAEVQPTTFKKGREVAETRRVFGLQREGNRITAQVAGSTGERYQVAMELGDGKATSTCTCQSWNVYGPHCKHVVAAALIYAARFRPPGPPPPRPEPVAPPTVETPEVAAADDEPQVEPVSTPGIDPVNLPALAKVESWLGLSSQPDYEFFYRLTPSSTGNGGRHWVVDVRRQDAQTKGPIHVKRLLQTGGRIAPADERVFMMLSRHEHRYDSRIVLSDEDLSEVLELLRFRRVIYRGTQLINTETPVRPQIRLESRPDGATARIELLFPDSASYSLKDVILLSGKKTWVIQAQNLHAVEPDFPPRLLRKWLLEPSMSFPAGQLDRVLTFFAAHLPRFRMALKADDIDVDESVEPRFMLTLEGNPEKVKVQLAARYGQTTVPVSPTATHLGYASGVGADSRKLYRRREEVERAAGKLLLDLGLRFEPQSSVFDATADIALEFWARGLASLPAEWERFGVQAPKVRLRPKLKPRIRVGMSGVQWFDLDAEFVTDDQAVDLGAVRMWLDSGRKFVPLKDGSFAEADPAEIKRVADLLEEAGAMPGRSRTRLPLHQAVALDLLADLGEFTEVEAKARQAMLELRETAGVPKVAVPEGLQATLRHYQEAGLSWLWFLRRHGLSGILADDMGLGKTVQSLSLMQKVANDEGRKPSLVVAPTSVLANWEREAERFTPGLKVMVWHGQDRKERAEDLKGMDLVLTSYALVRRDLDQLSQVGFRYVILDEAQNIKNADSATAQACKSLPSETRLALTGTPLENRLSELWSIFDFLMPGFLGSADGFSDRYEQPIQVANDPIAKDRLRRRIQPFILRRLKTEVAKDLPPKTESIAWCEMEPGQAALYREVLEESRRKVHESIEKVGFKRSRVSILAALMRLRQVCCDPRLLKMPPGTLLPSSAKVERFLQLVEDLVAEGHRALVFSQFTEMLELLKNEADKKGLSYLYLDGRTKDRMGKVDEYNQPDGPPLFFISLKAGGTGLNLTAADYVIHFDPWWNPAVEDQATDRTHRIGQTRAVISYKLITRGTVEEKILALQRRKRDLAAGVLGNDGDELGRTLTEQDIQELFTEI; from the coding sequence GTGCAATCCACCGCCGACATCCGAGACGCCCTCCCCCCTCAGGACACCGTGTGGCTGCGGGCCCTGAAGGCTGAAGTCCAACCCACCACCTTCAAGAAGGGGCGGGAGGTGGCGGAGACACGCCGCGTCTTCGGCCTCCAGCGAGAAGGCAACCGCATCACCGCCCAGGTCGCCGGCTCGACCGGCGAGCGCTACCAGGTCGCCATGGAGCTGGGGGACGGGAAGGCCACGTCCACCTGCACCTGCCAGTCCTGGAACGTGTACGGGCCGCACTGCAAGCACGTGGTCGCCGCCGCGCTCATCTACGCCGCGCGCTTCCGTCCGCCCGGCCCGCCGCCTCCACGGCCGGAGCCCGTGGCTCCTCCCACCGTGGAGACCCCCGAGGTCGCCGCGGCCGACGACGAGCCTCAAGTGGAGCCCGTCTCCACGCCGGGCATCGACCCGGTGAACCTGCCGGCGCTCGCCAAGGTGGAGAGCTGGCTCGGTCTGTCTTCGCAACCGGATTACGAATTCTTCTACCGCCTGACGCCCTCCAGCACCGGTAACGGGGGACGGCACTGGGTGGTGGACGTGCGCCGTCAGGACGCGCAGACCAAGGGCCCCATCCACGTCAAGCGCCTGCTCCAGACGGGCGGCCGGATTGCGCCCGCGGACGAGCGCGTCTTCATGATGCTGTCGCGTCATGAGCACCGCTACGACTCGCGCATCGTCCTCTCCGACGAGGACCTGAGCGAGGTGCTGGAGCTGCTGCGCTTCCGCCGCGTCATCTACCGGGGCACGCAGCTCATCAACACGGAAACCCCCGTGCGCCCGCAGATCCGCCTGGAGTCGCGTCCGGACGGCGCCACCGCGCGCATCGAGCTGCTCTTCCCGGACAGCGCCAGCTACTCCCTCAAGGACGTCATCCTCCTGTCGGGGAAGAAGACCTGGGTCATCCAGGCGCAGAACCTCCACGCGGTGGAGCCGGACTTCCCGCCCCGCCTGCTGCGCAAGTGGCTCTTGGAGCCGAGCATGTCGTTCCCGGCCGGGCAGCTGGACCGGGTGCTGACCTTCTTCGCCGCGCACCTGCCGCGCTTCCGCATGGCGCTGAAGGCGGACGACATCGACGTGGACGAGTCGGTGGAGCCGCGCTTCATGCTCACGCTGGAGGGCAACCCGGAGAAGGTGAAGGTGCAGCTCGCCGCCCGCTACGGGCAGACCACCGTGCCGGTGTCCCCCACGGCCACGCACCTGGGCTACGCCAGCGGCGTGGGCGCGGACAGCCGCAAGCTGTACCGCCGCCGCGAAGAGGTGGAGCGCGCCGCCGGCAAGCTGCTGCTCGACCTGGGCCTGCGCTTCGAGCCGCAGAGCTCCGTCTTCGACGCCACCGCCGACATCGCGCTGGAGTTCTGGGCGCGCGGCCTGGCGTCGCTCCCCGCCGAGTGGGAGCGCTTCGGCGTGCAGGCCCCCAAGGTGCGCCTGCGTCCCAAGCTCAAGCCGCGCATCCGCGTGGGCATGAGCGGCGTGCAGTGGTTCGACCTGGACGCGGAGTTCGTCACCGACGACCAGGCGGTGGACCTGGGTGCGGTGCGCATGTGGCTGGACTCCGGCCGCAAGTTCGTCCCCCTGAAGGACGGCTCCTTCGCGGAGGCGGACCCCGCCGAAATCAAGCGCGTGGCCGACCTGCTGGAAGAGGCGGGCGCCATGCCGGGCCGCTCCCGCACGCGACTGCCGCTGCACCAGGCCGTCGCGCTGGACCTGCTGGCGGACCTGGGCGAGTTCACCGAGGTGGAGGCCAAGGCGCGGCAGGCCATGCTGGAGCTGCGCGAGACGGCCGGCGTGCCGAAGGTCGCCGTGCCCGAAGGGCTGCAGGCCACGCTGCGCCACTACCAGGAGGCGGGCCTGTCCTGGCTCTGGTTCCTGCGCCGCCACGGCCTGTCCGGCATCCTCGCGGACGACATGGGTCTGGGAAAGACTGTTCAGTCGCTGAGCCTCATGCAGAAGGTGGCCAACGACGAGGGGCGCAAGCCGTCGCTCGTGGTGGCTCCCACCAGCGTGCTCGCCAACTGGGAGCGCGAGGCCGAGCGCTTCACCCCGGGCCTCAAGGTCATGGTGTGGCACGGCCAGGACCGCAAGGAGCGCGCGGAGGACCTCAAGGGGATGGACCTGGTCCTCACCTCGTACGCCCTGGTGCGTAGAGACCTGGACCAGCTCTCCCAGGTGGGCTTCCGCTACGTCATCCTGGACGAGGCGCAGAACATCAAGAACGCGGACAGCGCCACGGCGCAGGCGTGCAAGTCGCTGCCGAGCGAGACGCGCCTGGCGCTCACCGGTACGCCACTGGAGAACCGCCTGTCGGAGCTGTGGAGCATCTTCGACTTCCTCATGCCGGGCTTCCTCGGCAGCGCGGATGGCTTCAGCGACAGGTACGAGCAGCCCATCCAGGTGGCCAACGACCCCATCGCGAAGGACCGGCTGCGCCGCCGCATCCAGCCCTTCATCCTCCGTCGTCTGAAGACGGAGGTGGCCAAGGACCTGCCGCCGAAGACGGAGTCCATCGCCTGGTGCGAGATGGAGCCCGGTCAGGCCGCCCTCTACCGCGAGGTGCTGGAGGAGAGCCGCCGCAAGGTGCACGAGTCGATTGAGAAGGTGGGCTTCAAGCGCAGCCGCGTGTCCATCCTCGCCGCGCTGATGCGCCTGCGGCAGGTGTGCTGCGACCCGCGCCTCCTGAAGATGCCGCCCGGCACGCTGCTGCCGTCCAGCGCCAAGGTGGAGCGGTTCCTCCAATTGGTGGAGGACCTGGTGGCGGAAGGCCACCGCGCGCTCGTCTTCAGCCAGTTCACGGAGATGCTGGAGCTGCTGAAGAACGAGGCCGACAAGAAGGGCCTGAGCTACCTCTACCTGGACGGTCGCACCAAGGACCGCATGGGCAAGGTGGACGAGTACAACCAGCCCGACGGGCCGCCGCTGTTCTTCATCTCCCTGAAGGCGGGCGGCACCGGCCTCAACCTCACCGCGGCGGACTACGTCATCCACTTCGACCCGTGGTGGAACCCCGCCGTGGAGGACCAGGCCACGGACCGTACGCACCGCATCGGCCAGACGCGCGCGGTCATCAGCTACAAGCTGATTACCCGCGGGACGGTGGAGGAGAAGATCCTCGCGCTCCAGCGCCGCAAGCGCGACCTGGCCGCCGGAGTGCTCGGCAATGACGGCGACGAGTTGGGCAGGACGCTCACCGAACAGGACATCCAGGAGCTGTTCACCGAAATCTGA